Proteins encoded together in one Staphylococcus aureus window:
- a CDS encoding phosphatidate cytidylyltransferase: MKVRTLTAIIALIVFLPILLKGGLVLMIFANILALIALKELLNMNMIKFVSVPGLISAVGLIIIMLPQHAGPWVQVIQLKSLIAMSFIVLSYTVLSKNRFSFMDAAFCLMSVAYVGIGFMFFYETRSEGLHYILYAFLIVWLTDTGAYLFGKMMGKHKLWPVISPNKTIEGFIGGLFCSLIVPLAMLYFVDFNMNVWILLGVTLILSLFGQLGDLVESGFKRHFGVKDSGRILPGHGGILDRFDSFMFVLPLLNILLIQS, encoded by the coding sequence ATGAAAGTTAGAACGCTGACAGCTATTATTGCCTTAATCGTATTCTTGCCTATCTTGTTAAAAGGCGGCCTTGTGTTAATGATATTTGCTAATATATTAGCATTGATTGCATTAAAAGAATTGTTGAATATGAATATGATTAAATTTGTTTCAGTTCCTGGTTTAATTAGTGCAGTTGGTCTTATCATCATTATGTTGCCACAACATGCAGGGCCATGGGTACAAGTAATTCAATTAAAAAGTTTAATTGCAATGAGCTTTATTGTATTAAGTTATACTGTCTTATCTAAAAACAGATTTAGTTTTATGGATGCTGCATTTTGCTTAATGTCTGTGGCTTATGTAGGCATTGGTTTTATGTTCTTTTATGAAACGAGATCAGAAGGATTACATTACATATTATATGCCTTTTTAATTGTTTGGCTTACAGATACAGGGGCTTACTTGTTTGGTAAAATGATGGGTAAACATAAGCTTTGGCCAGTAATAAGTCCGAATAAAACAATCGAAGGATTCATAGGTGGCTTGTTCTGTAGTTTGATAGTACCACTTGCAATGTTATATTTTGTAGATTTCAATATGAATGTATGGATATTACTTGGAGTGACATTGATTTTAAGTTTATTTGGTCAATTAGGTGATTTAGTGGAATCAGGATTTAAGCGTCATTTCGGCGTTAAAGACTCAGGTCGAATACTACCTGGACACGGTGGTATTTTAGACCGATTTGACAGCTTTATGTTTGTGTTACCATTATTAAATATTTTATTAATACAATCTTAA
- the rseP gene encoding RIP metalloprotease RseP, with the protein MSYLVTIIAFIIVFGVLVTVHEYGHMFFAKRAGIMCPEFAIGMGPKIFSFRKNETLYTIRLLPVGGYVRMAGDGLEEPPVEPGMNVKIKLNEENEITHIILDDHHKFQQIEAIEVKKCDFKDDLFIEGITAYDNERHHFKIARKSFFVENGSLVQIAPRDRQFAHKKPWPKFLTLFAGPLFNFILALVLFIGLAYYQGTPTSTVEQVADKYPAQQAGLQKGDKIVQIGKYKISEFDDVDKALDKVKDNKTTVKFERDGKTKSVELTPKKTEKKLTKVSSETKYVLGFQPASEHTLFKPIVFGFKSFLIGSTYIFTAVVGMLASIFTGGFSFDMLNGPVGIYHNVDSVVKAGIISLIGYTALLSVNLGIMNLIPIPALDGGRILFVIYEAIFRKPVNKKAETTIIAIGAIFMVVIMILVTWNDIRRYFL; encoded by the coding sequence GTGAGCTATTTAGTTACAATAATTGCATTTATTATTGTTTTTGGTGTACTAGTAACTGTTCATGAATATGGCCATATGTTTTTTGCGAAAAGAGCAGGCATTATGTGTCCAGAATTTGCGATCGGTATGGGGCCAAAAATTTTTAGTTTTAGAAAAAATGAAACACTTTACACTATTAGGTTATTGCCTGTTGGTGGATATGTTCGTATGGCAGGAGATGGCTTAGAAGAGCCACCAGTCGAGCCCGGTATGAACGTTAAAATTAAACTTAATGAAGAAAATGAAATAACACATATCATATTAGATGATCATCATAAGTTTCAACAAATTGAAGCGATCGAAGTTAAAAAATGTGATTTTAAGGATGACTTATTCATAGAAGGTATCACTGCTTATGATAATGAAAGACATCATTTTAAAATTGCTAGAAAGTCTTTCTTTGTTGAAAATGGTAGCTTAGTTCAAATTGCTCCGAGAGACAGACAATTTGCACATAAAAAGCCATGGCCGAAATTTTTAACATTATTTGCGGGACCGTTATTTAACTTTATATTAGCTTTAGTCCTATTTATTGGTCTTGCATATTATCAAGGCACGCCTACGTCTACTGTAGAACAAGTCGCAGATAAGTATCCAGCTCAACAAGCAGGATTACAAAAAGGTGATAAGATCGTCCAAATTGGCAAATATAAAATATCTGAATTTGATGATGTTGATAAGGCGTTAGATAAAGTTAAAGATAATAAGACGACTGTTAAATTTGAACGTGATGGTAAAACAAAGTCAGTTGAATTAACACCTAAAAAGACTGAAAAAAAACTGACTAAAGTAAGTTCAGAGACGAAGTATGTTCTCGGATTCCAACCAGCGAGTGAACATACACTTTTTAAACCAATTGTATTCGGATTTAAAAGCTTTTTAATCGGTAGTACTTATATTTTTACAGCTGTAGTAGGTATGTTGGCTAGTATATTTACGGGCGGATTCTCATTTGATATGTTAAATGGTCCGGTTGGTATTTATCATAACGTCGACTCAGTTGTTAAAGCGGGTATCATTAGCTTAATTGGTTACACTGCGTTATTAAGTGTAAACTTAGGTATTATGAATTTAATTCCTATTCCTGCACTAGACGGTGGTCGTATTTTATTTGTTATATATGAAGCGATTTTCAGAAAACCAGTTAATAAAAAAGCGGAAACAACGATTATTGCTATTGGTGCCATTTTCATGGTCGTTATAATGATATTAGTAACGTGGAATGATATTCGACGATATTTCTTATAA
- a CDS encoding proline--tRNA ligase — protein MKQSKVFIPTMRDVPSEAEAQSHRLLLKSGLIKQSTSGIYSYLPLATRVLNNITAIVRQEMERIDSVEILMPALQQAELWEESGRWGAYGPELMRLQDRHGRQFALGPTHEELVTSIVRNELKSYKQLPMTLFQIQSKFRDEKRPRFGLLRGREFIMKDAYSFHADEASLDQTYQDMYQAYSRIFERVGINARPVVADSGAIGGSHTHEFMALSAIGEDTIVYSKESDYAANIEKAEVVYEPNHKHTTVQPLEKIETPNVKTAQELADFLGRPVDEIVKTMIFKVDGEYIMVLVRGHHEINDIKLKSYFGTDNIELATQDEIVNLVGANPGSLGPVIDKEIKIYADNFVQDLNNLVVGANEDGYHLINVNVGRDFNVDEYGDFRFILEGEKLSDGSGVAHFAEGIEVGQVFKLGTKYSESMNATFLDNQGKAQSLIMGCYGIGISRTLSAIVEQNHDDNGIVWPKSVTPFDLHLISINPKKDDQRELADALYAEFNTKFDVLYDDRQERAGVKFNDADLIGLPLRIVVGKRASEGIVEVKERLTGDSEEVHIDDLMTVITNKYDNLK, from the coding sequence ATGAAGCAATCCAAAGTTTTTATACCAACGATGCGTGACGTGCCATCAGAAGCAGAAGCACAAAGTCATCGTTTATTATTGAAATCGGGTTTGATAAAACAAAGTACAAGTGGGATTTATAGTTATTTACCGCTAGCAACACGTGTGTTAAATAATATTACTGCAATTGTGCGACAAGAAATGGAACGTATCGATTCTGTTGAAATTTTAATGCCAGCGTTACAACAAGCTGAATTATGGGAAGAATCAGGACGTTGGGGTGCATATGGCCCAGAATTAATGCGTTTACAAGATAGACATGGAAGACAATTTGCATTAGGTCCAACACATGAAGAATTAGTTACATCAATAGTAAGAAATGAATTGAAATCATACAAACAATTACCGATGACATTATTCCAAATTCAATCTAAATTCCGTGATGAAAAGAGACCACGTTTTGGTTTACTTCGTGGGCGTGAATTTATTATGAAAGATGCATATTCATTCCATGCTGACGAGGCATCATTAGATCAAACGTATCAAGATATGTATCAAGCGTATAGCCGTATTTTTGAGAGAGTTGGCATTAACGCAAGACCAGTAGTTGCAGATTCAGGTGCTATAGGCGGTAGCCATACACATGAATTTATGGCATTAAGTGCTATCGGTGAGGATACAATCGTTTACAGTAAAGAAAGTGATTATGCTGCTAACATCGAAAAAGCAGAAGTCGTTTACGAACCAAATCATAAGCATACTACTGTGCAACCTTTAGAAAAAATTGAAACACCAAATGTTAAGACTGCGCAAGAATTGGCAGACTTCTTAGGTAGACCAGTAGATGAAATCGTTAAAACGATGATTTTCAAAGTTGATGGCGAATATATTATGGTTTTAGTGCGTGGCCATCATGAAATTAATGACATTAAATTAAAATCTTATTTCGGCACAGATAATATTGAATTAGCAACACAAGACGAAATAGTTAATTTAGTTGGTGCAAATCCTGGTTCACTAGGTCCTGTAATTGATAAAGAAATCAAAATTTATGCAGATAATTTTGTGCAAGATTTAAATAATTTAGTTGTCGGTGCTAACGAAGATGGTTATCACTTAATTAATGTAAATGTAGGTAGAGACTTCAACGTTGATGAATATGGCGATTTCCGTTTTATTTTAGAAGGCGAAAAGTTAAGTGATGGTTCAGGCGTTGCACATTTTGCTGAAGGTATTGAAGTTGGTCAAGTATTCAAATTGGGTACTAAGTATTCAGAATCAATGAATGCTACATTCTTAGATAACCAAGGAAAAGCTCAATCTTTAATTATGGGTTGTTACGGAATTGGAATTTCTAGAACGCTAAGTGCGATTGTTGAACAAAATCACGATGATAATGGAATTGTTTGGCCTAAATCAGTTACTCCGTTTGATTTACATTTAATTTCTATTAATCCTAAGAAAGATGATCAACGAGAACTAGCAGATGCACTATATGCTGAATTTAATACTAAATTTGATGTGTTGTACGATGATCGTCAGGAACGTGCAGGTGTTAAATTTAATGATGCCGATTTAATTGGTTTACCACTGCGAATTGTTGTTGGTAAACGTGCATCGGAAGGTATTGTAGAAGTTAAAGAACGTTTAACAGGTGATAGCGAAGAAGTTCACATTGATGACTTAATGACTGTCATTACAAATAAATATGATAACTTAAAATAA
- a CDS encoding DNA polymerase III subunit alpha — protein sequence MTEQQKFKVLADQIKISNQLDAEILNSGELTRIDVSNKNRTWEFHITLPQFLAHEDYLLFINAIEQEFKDIANVTCRFTVTNGTNQDEHAIKYFGHCIDQTALSPKVKGQLKQKKLIMSGKVLKVMVSNDIERNHFDKACNGSLIKAFRNCGFDIDKIIFETNDNDQEQNLASLEAHIQEEDEQSARLATEKLEKMKAEKAKQQDNNESAVDKCQIGKPIQIENIKPIESIIEEEFKVAIEGVIFDINLKELKSGRHIVEIKVTDYTDSLVLKMFTRKNKDDLEHFKALSVGKWVRAQGRIEEDTFIRDLVMMMSDIEEIKKATKKDKAEEKRVEFHLHTAMSQMDGIPNIGAYVKQAADWGHPAIAVTDHNVVQAFPDAHAAAEKHGIKMIYGMEGMLVDDGVPIAYKPQDVVLKDATYVVFDVETTGLSNQYDKIIELAAVKVHNGEIIDKFERFSNPHERLSETIINLTHITDDMLVDAPEIEEVLTEFKEWVGDAIFVAHNASFDMGFIDTGYERLGFGPSTNGVIDTLELSRTINTEYGKHGLNFLAKKYGVELTQHHRAIYDTEATAYIFIKMVQQMKELGVLNHNEINKKLSNEDAYKRARPSHVTLIVQNQQGLKNLFKIVSASLVKYFYRTPRIPRSLLDEYREGLLVGTACDEGELFTAVMQKDQSQVEKIAKYYDFIEIQPPALYQDLIDRELIRDTETLHEIYQRLIHAGDTAGIPVIATGNAHYLFEHDGIARKILIASQPGNPLNRSTLPEAHFRTTDEMLNEFHFLGEEKAHEIVVKNTNELADRIERVVPIKDELYTPRMEGANEEIRELSYANARKLYGEDLPQIVIDRLEKELKSIIGNGFAVIYLISQRLVKKSLDDGYLVGSRGSVGSSFVATMTEITEVNPLPPHYICPNCKTSEFFNDGSVGSGFDLPDKTCETCGAPLIKEGQDIPFETFLGFKGDKVPDIDLNFSGEYQPNAHNYTKVLFGEDKVFRAGTIGTVAEKTAFGYVKGYLNDQGIHKRGAEIDRLVKGCTGVKRTTGQHPGGIIVVPDYMDIYDFTPIQYPADDQNSAWMTTHFDFHSIHDNVLKLDILGHDDPTMIRMLQDLSGIDPKTIPVDDKEVMQIFSTPESLGVTEDEILCKTGTFGVPEFGTGFVRQMLEDTKPTTFSELVQISGLSHGTDVWLGNAQELIKTGICDLSSVIGCRDDIMVYLMYAGLEPSMAFKIMESVRKGKGLTEEMIETMKENEVPDWYLDSCLKIKYMFPKAHAAAYVLMAVRIAYFKVHHPLYYYASYFTIRASDFDLITMIKDKTSIRNTVKDMYSRYMDLGKKEKDVLTVLEIMNEMAHRGYRMQPISLEKSQAFEFIIEGDTLIPPFISVPGLGENVAKRIVEARDDGPFLSKEDLNKKAGLSQKIIEYLDELGSLPNLPDKAQLSIFDM from the coding sequence ATGACAGAGCAACAAAAATTTAAAGTGCTTGCTGATCAAATTAAAATTTCAAATCAATTAGATGCTGAAATTTTAAATTCAGGTGAACTGACACGTATAGATGTTTCTAACAAAAACAGAACATGGGAATTTCATATTACATTACCACAATTCTTAGCTCATGAAGATTATTTATTATTTATAAATGCAATAGAGCAAGAGTTTAAAGATATCGCCAACGTTACATGTCGTTTTACGGTAACAAATGGCACGAATCAAGATGAACATGCAATTAAATACTTTGGGCACTGTATTGACCAAACAGCTTTATCTCCAAAAGTTAAAGGTCAATTGAAACAGAAAAAGCTTATTATGTCTGGAAAAGTATTAAAAGTAATGGTATCAAATGACATTGAACGTAATCATTTTGATAAGGCATGTAATGGAAGTCTTATCAAAGCGTTTAGAAATTGTGGTTTTGATATCGATAAAATCATATTCGAAACAAATGATAATGATCAAGAACAAAACTTAGCTTCTTTAGAAGCACATATTCAAGAAGAAGACGAACAAAGTGCACGATTGGCAACAGAGAAACTTGAAAAAATGAAAGCTGAAAAAGCGAAACAACAAGATAACAACGAAAGTGCTGTCGATAAGTGTCAAATTGGTAAGCCGATTCAAATTGAAAATATTAAACCAATTGAATCTATTATTGAGGAAGAGTTTAAAGTTGCAATAGAGGGTGTCATTTTTGATATAAACTTAAAAGAACTTAAAAGTGGTCGCCATATCGTAGAAATTAAAGTGACTGACTATACGGACTCTTTAGTTTTAAAAATGTTTACTCGTAAAAACAAAGATGATTTAGAACATTTTAAAGCGCTAAGTGTTGGTAAATGGGTTAGGGCTCAAGGTCGTATTGAAGAAGATACATTTATTAGAGATTTAGTTATGATGATGTCTGATATTGAAGAGATTAAAAAAGCGACAAAAAAAGATAAGGCTGAAGAAAAGCGTGTAGAATTCCACTTGCATACTGCAATGAGCCAAATGGATGGTATACCCAATATTGGTGCGTATGTTAAACAGGCAGCAGACTGGGGACATCCAGCCATTGCGGTTACAGACCATAATGTTGTGCAAGCATTTCCAGATGCTCACGCAGCAGCGGAAAAACATGGCATTAAAATGATATACGGTATGGAAGGTATGTTAGTTGATGATGGTGTTCCGATTGCATACAAACCACAAGATGTCGTATTAAAAGATGCTACTTATGTTGTGTTCGACGTTGAGACAACTGGTTTATCAAATCAGTATGATAAAATCATCGAGCTTGCAGCTGTGAAAGTTCATAACGGTGAAATCATCGATAAGTTTGAAAGGTTTAGTAATCCGCATGAACGATTATCGGAAACGATTATCAATTTGACGCATATTACTGATGATATGTTAGTAGATGCCCCTGAGATTGAAGAAGTACTTACAGAGTTTAAAGAATGGGTTGGCGATGCGATATTCGTAGCGCATAATGCTTCGTTTGATATGGGCTTCATCGATACGGGATATGAACGTCTTGGGTTTGGACCATCAACGAATGGTGTTATCGATACTTTAGAATTATCTCGTACGATTAATACTGAATATGGTAAACATGGTTTGAATTTCTTGGCTAAAAAATATGGCGTAGAATTAACGCAACATCACCGTGCCATTTATGATACAGAAGCAACAGCTTACATTTTCATAAAAATGGTTCAACAAATGAAAGAATTAGGCGTATTAAATCATAACGAAATCAACAAAAAACTCAGTAATGAAGATGCATATAAACGTGCAAGACCTAGTCATGTCACATTAATTGTACAAAACCAACAAGGTCTTAAAAATCTATTTAAAATTGTAAGTGCATCATTGGTGAAGTATTTCTACCGTACACCTCGAATTCCACGTTCATTGTTAGATGAATATCGTGAGGGATTATTGGTAGGTACAGCGTGTGATGAAGGTGAATTATTTACGGCAGTTATGCAGAAGGACCAGAGTCAAGTTGAAAAAATTGCCAAATATTATGATTTTATTGAAATTCAACCACCGGCACTTTATCAAGATTTAATTGATAGAGAGCTTATTAGAGATACTGAAACATTACATGAAATTTATCAACGTTTAATACATGCAGGTGACACAGCGGGTATACCTGTTATTGCGACAGGAAATGCACACTATTTGTTTGAACATGATGGTATCGCACGTAAAATTTTAATAGCATCACAACCCGGCAATCCACTTAATCGCTCAACTTTACCGGAAGCACATTTTAGAACTACAGATGAAATGTTAAACGAGTTTCATTTTTTAGGTGAAGAAAAAGCGCATGAAATTGTTGTGAAAAATACAAACGAATTAGCAGATCGAATTGAACGTGTTGTTCCTATTAAAGATGAATTATACACACCGCGTATGGAAGGTGCTAACGAAGAAATTAGAGAACTAAGTTATGCAAATGCGCGTAAACTGTATGGTGAAGACCTGCCTCAAATCGTAATTGATCGATTAGAAAAAGAATTAAAAAGTATTATCGGTAATGGATTTGCGGTAATTTACTTAATTTCGCAACGTTTAGTTAAAAAATCATTAGATGATGGATACTTAGTTGGTTCCCGTGGTTCAGTAGGTTCTAGTTTTGTAGCGACAATGACTGAGATTACTGAAGTAAACCCGTTACCGCCACACTATATTTGTCCGAACTGTAAAACGAGTGAATTTTTCAATGATGGTTCAGTAGGATCAGGATTTGATTTACCTGATAAGACGTGTGAAACTTGTGGAGCGCCACTTATTAAAGAAGGACAAGATATTCCGTTTGAAACATTTTTAGGATTTAAGGGAGATAAAGTTCCTGATATCGACTTAAACTTTAGTGGTGAATATCAACCGAATGCCCATAACTACACAAAAGTATTATTTGGTGAGGATAAAGTATTCCGTGCAGGTACAATTGGTACTGTTGCTGAAAAGACTGCTTTTGGTTATGTTAAAGGTTATTTGAATGATCAAGGTATCCACAAAAGAGGTGCTGAAATAGATCGACTCGTTAAAGGATGTACAGGTGTTAAACGTACAACTGGACAGCATCCAGGGGGTATTATTGTAGTACCTGATTACATGGATATTTATGATTTTACGCCGATACAATATCCTGCCGATGATCAAAATTCAGCATGGATGACGACACATTTTGATTTCCATTCTATTCATGATAATGTATTAAAACTTGATATACTTGGACACGATGATCCAACAATGATTCGTATGCTTCAAGATTTATCAGGAATTGATCCAAAAACAATACCTGTAGATGATAAAGAAGTTATGCAGATATTTAGTACACCTGAAAGTTTGGGTGTTACTGAAGATGAAATTTTATGTAAAACAGGTACATTTGGGGTACCAGAATTCGGTACAGGATTCGTGCGTCAAATGTTAGAAGATACAAAGCCAACAACATTTTCTGAATTAGTTCAAATCTCAGGATTATCTCATGGTACAGATGTGTGGTTAGGCAATGCTCAAGAATTAATTAAAACCGGTATATGTGATTTATCAAGTGTAATTGGTTGTCGTGATGATATCATGGTTTATTTAATGTATGCTGGTTTAGAACCATCAATGGCTTTTAAAATAATGGAGTCAGTACGTAAAGGTAAAGGTTTAACTGAAGAAATGATTGAAACGATGAAAGAAAATGAAGTGCCAGATTGGTATTTAGATTCATGTCTTAAAATTAAGTACATGTTCCCTAAAGCCCATGCAGCAGCATACGTTTTAATGGCAGTACGTATCGCATATTTCAAAGTACATCATCCACTTTATTACTATGCATCTTACTTTACAATTCGTGCGTCAGACTTTGATTTAATCACGATGATTAAAGATAAAACAAGCATTCGAAATACTGTAAAAGACATGTATTCTCGCTATATGGATCTAGGTAAAAAAGAAAAAGACGTATTAACAGTCTTGGAAATTATGAATGAAATGGCGCATCGAGGTTATCGAATGCAACCGATTAGTTTAGAAAAGAGTCAGGCGTTCGAATTTATCATTGAAGGCGATACACTTATTCCGCCGTTCATATCAGTGCCTGGGCTTGGCGAAAACGTTGCGAAACGAATTGTTGAAGCTCGTGACGATGGCCCATTTTTATCAAAAGAAGATTTAAACAAAAAAGCTGGATTATCTCAGAAAATTATTGAGTATTTAGATGAGTTAGGCTCATTACCGAATTTACCAGATAAAGCTCAACTTTCGATATTTGATATGTAA
- the rimP gene encoding ribosome maturation factor RimP codes for MSKITEQVEVIVKPIMEDLNFELVDVEYVKEGRDHFLRISIDKEGGVDLNDCTLASEKISEAMDANDPIPEMYYLDVASPGAERPIKKEQDFQNAITKPVFVSLYVPIEGEKEWLGILQEVNNETIVVQVKIKARTKDIEIPRDKIAKARHAVMI; via the coding sequence ATGAGTAAAATTACAGAACAAGTAGAAGTGATTGTTAAACCAATTATGGAAGACTTGAATTTTGAACTTGTAGACGTTGAATATGTCAAAGAGGGTAGAGATCATTTTCTTAGAATCTCTATTGATAAAGAAGGTGGCGTAGATTTAAATGATTGTACGCTAGCTTCTGAAAAAATAAGTGAAGCTATGGATGCAAATGATCCTATTCCTGAAATGTATTATTTAGACGTAGCGTCACCTGGTGCAGAACGTCCAATTAAAAAAGAACAAGATTTCCAAAATGCAATAACTAAACCTGTATTTGTTTCTTTATATGTACCAATTGAAGGTGAAAAGGAATGGTTAGGCATTTTACAAGAAGTCAATAATGAAACAATTGTAGTACAAGTTAAAATCAAAGCAAGAACGAAAGATATAGAGATACCGAGAGACAAAATAGCAAAAGCACGTCACGCAGTTATGATTTAA
- the nusA gene encoding transcription termination factor NusA yields MSSNELLLATEYLEKEKKIPRAVLIDAIEAALITAYKKNYDSARNVRVELNMDQGTFKVIARKDVVEEVFDDRDEVDLSTALVKNPAYEIGDIYEEDVTPKDFGRVGAQAAKQAVMQRLRDAEREILFEEFIDKEEDILTGIIDRVDHRYVYVNLGRIEAVLSEAERSPNEKYIPNERIKVYVNKVEQTTKGPQIYVSRSHPGLLKRLFEQEVPEIYDGTVIVKSVAREAGDRSKISVFSENNDIDAVGACVGAKGARVEAVVEELGGEKIDIVQWNEDPKVFVKNALSPSQVLEVIVDETNQSTVVVVPDYQLSLAIGKRGQNARLAAKLTGWKIDIKSETDAREAGIYPVVEAEKVTEEDVALEDADTTESTEEVNDVSVETNVEKESE; encoded by the coding sequence GTGTCAAGTAATGAATTATTATTAGCTACTGAGTATTTAGAAAAAGAAAAGAAGATTCCTAGAGCAGTATTAATTGATGCTATTGAAGCAGCTTTAATTACTGCATACAAAAAGAATTATGATAGTGCAAGAAATGTCCGTGTGGAATTAAATATGGATCAAGGTACTTTCAAAGTTATCGCTCGTAAAGATGTTGTTGAAGAAGTATTTGACGACAGAGATGAAGTGGATTTAAGTACAGCGCTTGTTAAAAACCCTGCATATGAAATTGGTGATATATACGAAGAAGATGTAACACCTAAAGATTTTGGTCGTGTAGGTGCTCAAGCAGCGAAACAAGCAGTAATGCAACGTCTTCGTGATGCTGAACGTGAAATTTTATTTGAAGAATTTATAGACAAAGAAGAAGACATACTTACTGGAATTATTGACCGTGTTGACCATCGTTATGTATATGTGAATTTAGGTCGTATCGAAGCTGTTTTATCTGAAGCAGAAAGAAGTCCTAACGAAAAATATATTCCTAACGAACGTATCAAAGTATATGTTAACAAAGTGGAACAAACGACAAAAGGTCCTCAAATCTATGTTTCTCGTAGCCATCCAGGTTTATTAAAACGTTTATTTGAACAAGAAGTTCCAGAAATTTACGATGGTACTGTAATTGTTAAATCAGTAGCACGTGAAGCTGGCGATCGCTCTAAAATTAGTGTCTTCTCTGAAAACAATGATATAGATGCTGTTGGTGCATGTGTTGGTGCTAAAGGCGCACGTGTTGAAGCTGTTGTTGAAGAGCTAGGTGGTGAAAAAATCGACATCGTTCAATGGAATGAAGATCCAAAAGTATTTGTAAAAAATGCTTTAAGCCCTTCTCAAGTTTTAGAAGTTATTGTTGATGAAACAAATCAATCTACAGTAGTTGTTGTTCCTGATTATCAATTGTCATTAGCGATTGGTAAAAGAGGACAAAACGCACGTCTAGCTGCTAAATTAACCGGCTGGAAAATTGATATTAAATCAGAAACAGATGCGCGTGAAGCGGGTATCTATCCAGTAGTTGAAGCTGAAAAAGTAACTGAAGAAGATGTTGCTTTAGAAGATGCTGACACAACAGAATCAACCGAAGAGGTAAATGATGTTTCAGTTGAAACAAATGTAGAGAAAGAATCTGAATAA
- the rnpM gene encoding RNase P modulator RnpM has product MKKKKIPMRKCILSNEMHPKKDMIRVVVNKEGEIFADVTGKKQGRGAYVSKDVAMVEKAQQKEILEKYFKASKEQLDPVYKEIIRLIYREEIPK; this is encoded by the coding sequence ATGAAAAAGAAAAAAATTCCGATGCGAAAATGTATTCTTTCAAATGAAATGCATCCCAAAAAAGATATGATTCGTGTTGTTGTTAATAAAGAAGGCGAAATCTTTGCGGATGTTACTGGAAAGAAACAAGGCCGTGGCGCATATGTTTCTAAAGATGTTGCTATGGTTGAAAAAGCACAACAAAAAGAAATTTTAGAAAAATATTTTAAAGCATCTAAAGAGCAATTGGATCCTGTTTACAAAGAAATTATTAGATTAATTTATAGAGAAGAGATCCCAAAATGA
- a CDS encoding YlxQ family RNA-binding protein, protein MSIDQILNFLGLAMRAGKVKTGESVIVNEIKKGNLKLVIVANDASDNTAKLITDKCKSYKVPFRKFGNRNELGIALGKGERVNVGITDPGFAKKLLSMIDEYHKE, encoded by the coding sequence ATGAGTATAGATCAAATATTAAACTTTTTAGGATTAGCAATGAGAGCTGGTAAAGTAAAAACAGGTGAATCAGTCATTGTTAATGAGATTAAAAAAGGAAATTTGAAGCTCGTTATTGTTGCAAATGATGCGTCTGATAATACAGCTAAATTAATTACAGATAAATGTAAGAGTTACAAAGTTCCATTCAGAAAGTTTGGAAATCGAAATGAATTGGGAATAGCACTTGGAAAAGGTGAGCGTGTTAATGTAGGGATTACTGACCCAGGCTTTGCTAAAAAGTTGCTATCAATGATAGATGAATATCATAAGGAGTGA